The following coding sequences are from one Peromyscus eremicus chromosome X, PerEre_H2_v1, whole genome shotgun sequence window:
- the LOC131899462 gene encoding glycine receptor subunit alpha-4, with translation MTTLVPATLFLLLWTLPGKVLLSVALAKEDVKSGPKGSQPMSPSDFLDKLMGRTSGYDARIRPNFKGPPVNVTCNIFINSFGSVTETTMDYRVNVFLRQQWNDPRLAYREYPDDSLDLDPSMLDSIWKPDLFFANEKGANFHEVTTDNKLLRIFKNGNVLYSIRLTLILSCPMDLKNFPMDIQTCTMQLESFGYTMNDLVFEWLEDAPAVQVAEGLTLPQFILRDEKDLGYCTKHYNTGKFTCIEVKFHLERQMGYYLIQMYIPSLLIVILSWVSFWINMDAAPARVGLGITTVLTMTTQSSGSRASLPKVSYVKAIDIWMAVCLLFVFAALLEYAAVNFVSRQHKEFLRLRRRQRRQRMEEDIIRESRFYFRGYGLGHCLQARDGGPMEGSSIYSPQPPAPLRKEGETMRKVYVDRAKRIDTISRAVFPFTFLVFNIFYWVVYKVLRSEDIHQAL, from the exons TGTGGCTTTGGCAAAAGAGGATGTCAAATCTGGGCCCAAAGGGTCCCAGCCCATGTCCCCCTCTGATTTCTTGGATAAGCTAATGGGACGAACATCTGGATATGATGCCAGGATTAGGCCCAATTTCAAAG GCCCACCTGTGAATGTGACCTGCAACATCTTCATCAACAGTTTTGGCTCCGTCACTGAGACCACCATG GACTACCGGGTAAATGTCTTCTTGCGGCAACAGTGGAATGACCCACGTCTGGCCTACCGAGAATATCCTGATGACTCTCTGGACCTAGACCCCTCCATGCTCGACTCTATCTGGAAGCCAGACCTCTTCTTTGCCAATGAGAAAGGGGCCAACTTCCATGAGGTGACCACAGACAACAAGTTACTACGCATCTTCAAGAATGGGAATGTGCTCTACAGTATCAG ATTGACCCTCATTTTGTCCTGCCCAATGGACCTCAAGAACTTCCCAATGGACATCCAGACCTGCACAATGCAGCTGGAAAGCT TTGGCTACACGATGAATGACCTCGTGTTTGAGTGGCTAGAAGATGCTCCTGCTGTCCAAGTGGCTGAGGGGTTGACACTTCCCCAATTTATCTTGCGGGATGAGAAGGATCTAGGTTATTGTACCAAGCACTACAACACAG GAAAATTCACCTGCATAGAAGTGAAGTTTCACCTGGAGCGGCAGATGGGCTACTATCTGATTCAGATGTACATTCCCAGCCTACTCATTGTCATCCTGTCCTGGGTCTCCTTCTGGATCAACATGGATGCTGCCCCTGCCCGCGTAGGCCTCGGCATCACCACCGTCCTCACCATGACAACCCAGAGCTCTGGATCTAGAGCTTCTTTGCCTAAG GTCTCCTATGTGAAGGCGATTGACATCTGGATGGCTGTATGCCTGCTCTTTGTATTTGCTGCCCTGCTTGAGTATGCTGCAGTCAATTTTGTCTCTCGTCAGCACAAAGAATTTTTGAGACTTCGTAGAAGGCAGAGACGCCAACGCATG GAAGAAGACATCATACGAGAAAGCCGCTTCTATTTTCGTGGCTATGGCCTAGGACACtgcctacaagcaagggatggaGGTCCAATGGAAGGTTCCAGCATTTATAGTCCCCAACCTCCAGCCCCTCTTCGAAAGGAGGGAGAAACCATGAGAAAAGTCTATGTGGACCGAGCCAAGAGAATTGACACTATCTCCAGGGCTGTCTTCCCCTTTACTTTTCTTGTCTTCAATATCTTCTATTGGGTTGTCTATAAAGTTCTAAGGTCAGAAGATATCCACCAGGCACTGTGA